A single window of Thermodesulfobacteriota bacterium DNA harbors:
- the rplU gene encoding 50S ribosomal protein L21 has translation MFAVLKTGGKEYRVSKGDVIRVEKLEGEVGDRITLGEVLMVSEGGQVRIGEPTLKDTVVTAEIVEQARGRKVLTYKMKRRKNYRRMKGHRQAYTYLRINEITSS, from the coding sequence ATGTTTGCCGTTCTGAAAACGGGTGGAAAGGAATATCGGGTTTCCAAGGGGGATGTGATCCGTGTGGAGAAGTTAGAGGGGGAAGTGGGGGATCGTATTACTTTGGGAGAGGTCCTTATGGTCTCTGAAGGAGGTCAGGTCCGCATCGGGGAACCCACCCTTAAGGATACGGTCGTCACGGCAGAGATCGTTGAGCAAGCCCGAGGGAGAAAGGTCCTCACCTATAAGATGAAAAGGCGAAAAAATTACCGGAGGATGAAGGGCCATCGCCAGGCTTACACTTATTTGAGGATCAACGAAATTACTTCGAGCTAA
- the rpmA gene encoding 50S ribosomal protein L27 yields the protein MAHKKAGGSSRNGRDSAGQRLGVKRFSGQLVSAGSILVRQKGTKFFPGENVGMGKDYTLFAKIDGIVKFESRGRDKKQVSVYATTL from the coding sequence ATGGCACATAAAAAAGCTGGAGGGAGTTCTCGCAATGGCCGGGATAGCGCTGGCCAGCGTTTAGGGGTGAAACGTTTCAGCGGCCAGCTCGTTTCGGCCGGAAGTATCCTGGTTCGGCAGAAAGGGACCAAATTCTTTCCCGGAGAGAATGTGGGGATGGGAAAGGATTACACCCTTTTTGCGAAGATCGACGGCATCGTCAAGTTTGAAAGTAGAGGCAGGGATAAAAAACAGGTGAGCGTTTACGCAACGACCCTCTAA
- the obgE gene encoding GTPase ObgE yields MKFVDRVRIRVKAGDGGNGCVSFRRERYIPKGGPDGGDGGKGGDVILQADPQLSTLLDLSYPQQFRARKGAHGKGKNQTGRDGEDLILRVPVGTLVLDDETGEVLQDLLFEGQRFTAARGGRGGRGNARFATPTHRTPRHAEKGEKGEERWIRLELKLIADVGLIGFPNTGKSTLLSRISSARPKIGDYPFTTLAPNLGVVEREEGRCFVVADIPGLIEGASRGAGLGHTFLRHVERTSVLVHLLDISGDPPPDPLKHFDILNDELRAYHPALSEKTQLVALNKIDLPSVRERIEEVKGMFEKRGHRLYPISGKTGEGVEELLLAMTLALASLSPLKEARS; encoded by the coding sequence ATGAAATTTGTGGATCGCGTAAGAATCCGGGTGAAGGCAGGAGATGGCGGAAACGGGTGCGTCAGTTTTCGGAGGGAACGATATATCCCCAAGGGAGGTCCAGACGGCGGAGATGGCGGTAAAGGGGGGGATGTGATCCTCCAGGCAGACCCTCAACTCTCAACCCTTCTCGATCTATCCTACCCACAGCAGTTTCGTGCCCGGAAAGGGGCCCATGGTAAAGGCAAAAATCAAACCGGGAGAGACGGGGAAGACCTGATCCTTCGGGTTCCCGTGGGGACCCTCGTCCTGGATGATGAAACCGGAGAGGTGTTGCAGGACCTCCTCTTCGAGGGGCAGCGATTTACCGCGGCCAGAGGAGGCAGGGGCGGAAGGGGAAATGCTCGTTTTGCAACCCCGACCCATCGAACCCCCCGCCATGCGGAGAAAGGCGAAAAGGGCGAGGAGAGGTGGATACGCCTCGAGCTCAAGCTGATCGCTGACGTGGGCCTGATCGGATTTCCCAACACCGGAAAGTCAACACTGCTCTCCCGGATCTCTTCGGCCCGGCCGAAGATCGGGGATTACCCCTTCACCACCTTAGCTCCTAACTTAGGGGTCGTGGAGAGGGAGGAGGGCCGTTGCTTTGTGGTGGCCGACATTCCTGGCCTGATCGAAGGGGCTTCCAGGGGGGCGGGGCTCGGCCATACCTTTTTGAGACACGTGGAACGGACGAGCGTGCTCGTCCACCTTCTCGACATCTCCGGAGATCCTCCCCCGGATCCCCTAAAACATTTCGACATCCTGAATGACGAGCTCAGGGCCTATCACCCCGCTCTTTCGGAAAAGACCCAGCTCGTGGCCCTCAACAAGATCGATCTCCCCTCCGTCCGGGAGCGGATCGAGGAGGTGAAGGGAATGTTTGAGAAGAGGGGCCATCGGCTCTATCCGATATCGGGGAAGACGGGGGAGGGGGTGGAGGAACTGCTCTTGGCCATGACGCTGGCTTTGGCCTCTTTGTCTCCTTTGAAGGAGGCCCGATCATAG
- the proB gene encoding glutamate 5-kinase, translating to MRRGILAKVRRIVVKVGSSILASVDRGLHYEVFSQLTKEISDLKRQGYEIVLVSSGAIAAGMEKLGLKTRPQTITQKQATAAVGQGRLIHIYENYFSRYQQMVAQILLTHDDLSHRRRFLNARNTLLTLLDLGIIPIINENDTVVVDEIKFGDNDNLSALVTNLIEADLLIILTDIDGLCDRDPRIHPEAKCIPFIEDIDADLGEVTGETRSEMSVGGMVSKIQAARKASRFGIPTVIACGTKKEVLRQILKGKEIGTFILPKPKTLSSRKHWIAFNLKPKGDLLVDEGAKRAIVQKGKSLLPSGVLEVRGVFDRGDSVSCIGPRGKEFARGLVNYSVQELDRIKGHKTSEIEKILGYKYSDEVIHRDDLVVL from the coding sequence ATTCGAAGGGGCATTCTCGCCAAGGTCAGGCGGATCGTCGTCAAAGTGGGCTCGAGCATCCTGGCTTCGGTGGACAGGGGCCTCCATTACGAGGTCTTTTCCCAGCTGACCAAGGAGATTTCGGATCTGAAACGGCAGGGGTATGAGATCGTCCTGGTCTCCTCGGGGGCCATAGCGGCGGGGATGGAGAAGTTGGGATTAAAGACCCGGCCTCAAACGATCACCCAGAAGCAGGCCACAGCCGCTGTCGGTCAGGGGCGACTGATCCATATCTACGAGAATTACTTCTCCCGGTATCAGCAGATGGTGGCCCAGATTCTTCTCACCCACGACGACCTCAGCCATCGGAGGCGATTCCTCAATGCCAGAAATACCCTTCTGACCCTTCTCGATCTCGGGATCATCCCTATCATCAATGAGAACGACACCGTCGTCGTCGACGAGATCAAGTTCGGCGATAACGATAACCTCTCGGCCCTCGTCACCAACCTGATCGAGGCCGACCTCCTCATCATCCTGACCGATATCGATGGCCTCTGCGATCGGGATCCAAGGATCCATCCTGAAGCCAAGTGCATTCCCTTCATCGAGGATATCGACGCCGATCTGGGGGAGGTGACCGGAGAAACGAGGAGCGAGATGAGCGTGGGCGGGATGGTGAGCAAAATCCAGGCTGCCCGAAAGGCCTCGCGGTTCGGCATCCCGACGGTGATCGCCTGCGGAACCAAAAAGGAGGTCCTTCGGCAGATCCTCAAAGGGAAAGAGATCGGAACCTTCATCCTGCCCAAACCTAAAACCCTGAGCAGCCGGAAACACTGGATCGCCTTCAACCTGAAACCGAAGGGAGATCTCCTGGTGGATGAGGGTGCCAAGCGGGCCATCGTGCAGAAAGGAAAGAGCCTCCTTCCATCGGGAGTGCTTGAGGTCAGGGGGGTTTTCGATCGGGGCGACTCCGTCTCCTGTATCGGACCCAGGGGAAAGGAGTTCGCTCGGGGGCTCGTCAACTACAGCGTCCAGGAGCTCGACCGGATCAAAGGCCACAAGACCTCCGAGATCGAGAAGATCCTCGGCTATAAATATTCGGATGAGGTCATCCATCGGGATGATCTGGTCGTCTTGTGA
- a CDS encoding glutamate-5-semialdehyde dehydrogenase, giving the protein MELRAEVKAMARRAKEASRHLAKASSETKNKALYEIVEALEQNEAFLIEENRKDLAEAERLGLSSAMIDRLRLTSSVVRSMNKGLQEVARLPDPVGEIIRMWRRPNGLVVGRMRIPLGVVGIIYESRPNVTVDAAGLCLKSGNAVILRGGSEAFHSNQAFVHLIQKAIQRAGLPAEAVQTFARTEKEAIYEMLQLEEEIDLIIPRGGEALIRFVSAHSKIPVIKHYKGVCHIFVDETADQEMALRICLNAKVQRPAVCNAVETLLVHEKIAPAFLPKLAETLQKAHVELRGCPKTLTLLPGIKEATEEDWSEEYLDLILSIRVVKDIDEAMDHIATYGSLHTESILTSDYGNAQRFLREVNSSCVLVNASTRFNDGFELGLGAEMGISTSKLHAFGPMGLEELTTTKFIVYGEGQIRTL; this is encoded by the coding sequence ATGGAACTCAGGGCTGAAGTCAAAGCGATGGCCCGACGGGCCAAAGAGGCTTCCCGCCATCTGGCGAAGGCCTCTTCCGAGACAAAGAACAAAGCCCTTTACGAAATCGTAGAGGCCCTCGAACAGAACGAGGCCTTTCTCATCGAGGAGAACCGAAAAGACCTTGCGGAGGCCGAACGGTTGGGGCTGTCTTCGGCCATGATCGATCGCCTCAGGCTTACTTCTTCGGTGGTTCGTTCCATGAACAAAGGCCTTCAAGAGGTCGCCCGGCTCCCCGATCCGGTTGGAGAGATAATCCGGATGTGGAGGAGGCCCAATGGCCTGGTGGTGGGACGCATGAGGATCCCCCTCGGGGTCGTGGGAATCATCTATGAATCGAGGCCCAATGTGACGGTCGATGCGGCAGGCCTCTGCCTTAAATCGGGAAACGCGGTGATCCTAAGGGGCGGTTCCGAAGCCTTCCATTCGAATCAAGCCTTCGTTCACCTGATTCAAAAAGCGATCCAGAGAGCGGGATTGCCAGCGGAGGCTGTCCAGACCTTCGCCAGGACCGAAAAGGAGGCCATCTATGAGATGCTCCAGCTCGAAGAGGAGATCGACCTCATCATCCCCAGGGGCGGGGAGGCCCTGATCCGGTTTGTCTCGGCCCATTCCAAGATCCCGGTCATCAAACACTATAAAGGGGTCTGCCACATCTTCGTCGATGAAACCGCCGATCAGGAGATGGCCTTGAGGATCTGCCTCAATGCCAAGGTCCAACGGCCCGCGGTCTGCAATGCGGTGGAGACCCTACTCGTCCATGAAAAGATCGCCCCGGCCTTTCTCCCCAAGTTGGCCGAAACCCTTCAGAAGGCCCACGTGGAACTGAGGGGATGCCCCAAGACCCTGACCCTCCTTCCCGGAATCAAAGAGGCCACGGAAGAAGACTGGTCTGAGGAGTATCTCGACCTCATCCTCTCCATCCGGGTGGTCAAGGATATCGATGAGGCGATGGATCACATCGCCACCTATGGTTCCCTGCATACCGAATCGATCCTCACCTCCGACTATGGAAACGCCCAGCGCTTTCTCAGGGAGGTGAACTCCTCCTGCGTGCTGGTCAACGCCTCGACGAGATTCAACGATGGATTCGAGCTCGGTCTCGGGGCCGAAATGGGGATCAGCACGTCCAAGCTCCATGCCTTCGGCCCCATGGGGCTGGAGGAACTGACCACGACCAAATTTATCGTCTATGGAGAGGGGCAAATTCGAACGTTATAA
- the nadD gene encoding nicotinate-nucleotide adenylyltransferase yields MKGKSKGKKVGLFGGTFNPIHLGHLRGAEEIREGFGLDEVIFIPSANPPHKPPEEILDARHRVEMVRLAISSNPFFSLSEIELKRPGKSYTIDTLRHFCGEGSDDHYFIMGGEAFGEIETWKDYKELFVLSHFIVMLRHGCEASPDVSALPETLRSEFRYDLELKAWVHPSGKRLYFREISFLDISSTKVRELIERGASVRYLIPPEAEAYLRKHALYRKEG; encoded by the coding sequence ATTAAAGGAAAGAGCAAGGGGAAGAAGGTAGGACTCTTCGGAGGCACCTTCAATCCCATCCACTTGGGCCATCTCAGGGGAGCGGAGGAGATTCGGGAGGGGTTCGGTCTGGACGAGGTCATCTTCATTCCCTCGGCCAACCCCCCCCATAAACCCCCCGAGGAGATCCTCGATGCCAGGCACCGAGTCGAAATGGTGAGACTGGCGATCTCCTCCAATCCATTCTTCTCCCTCTCGGAGATAGAACTAAAAAGGCCAGGGAAATCCTACACCATCGATACCCTCCGCCATTTTTGTGGAGAAGGCTCCGATGACCATTACTTCATCATGGGCGGGGAGGCCTTCGGGGAGATTGAAACCTGGAAGGATTACAAGGAGTTATTTGTCCTCTCCCATTTCATCGTGATGCTCCGGCACGGATGCGAAGCATCACCCGACGTCTCTGCCCTGCCCGAAACGCTGAGGTCCGAGTTTCGATACGATCTCGAGCTAAAGGCGTGGGTCCATCCTTCGGGGAAGCGCCTCTACTTTCGGGAGATCTCTTTCCTCGATATCTCTTCGACCAAGGTAAGGGAGTTGATCGAACGGGGAGCCTCGGTGAGGTACCTCATCCCACCCGAGGCAGAGGCCTATCTCCGGAAACACGCCCTGTACCGAAAGGAGGGATGA
- the rsfS gene encoding ribosome silencing factor, giving the protein MATDSKTKLQLCLKAAIEKKALDPVILEMKKVSTVTDYFLIMTGKSDRQVQAIARAIEETLEQKGIRPLGLEGALHGKWILMDYNDVVVHIFLEPVRKFYDLEGMWEDAARIELNLGAKLA; this is encoded by the coding sequence ATGGCGACCGATTCGAAAACCAAGTTGCAACTTTGCCTCAAGGCAGCGATTGAAAAGAAGGCCCTCGATCCGGTCATCCTGGAAATGAAGAAAGTTTCGACGGTGACCGATTATTTCCTCATCATGACCGGGAAATCGGATCGCCAGGTTCAGGCCATCGCCCGGGCGATCGAGGAGACCCTCGAACAGAAAGGCATTCGACCTCTCGGCCTCGAAGGGGCCCTTCACGGGAAATGGATCCTGATGGACTACAACGACGTGGTGGTTCATATCTTCCTGGAACCGGTCCGAAAATTCTATGACTTAGAAGGGATGTGGGAAGATGCCGCCCGCATCGAGCTGAACCTGGGAGCGAAGCTTGCCTAA
- a CDS encoding TraR/DksA family transcriptional regulator: MDEKEKMEKLDQKTMARLKKLLLKEREQIVGEVKQTYTSSQEMGQDGIQDIGDEAANIYNKQILLSLNENERMRLQEVDEALDRMASGTYGICEECGEPISLRRLEIRPWAKYCVACLSKMEKGLI, from the coding sequence ATGGACGAAAAAGAAAAGATGGAAAAGTTGGATCAAAAGACCATGGCGCGCCTCAAAAAACTACTGCTCAAAGAGAGGGAGCAGATCGTGGGAGAGGTGAAACAGACCTATACCTCCTCCCAGGAGATGGGCCAAGATGGGATTCAGGATATCGGGGACGAAGCGGCCAACATCTATAACAAACAGATCCTCCTCAGCCTGAACGAGAACGAACGGATGAGGCTTCAAGAGGTGGACGAGGCTCTCGACCGAATGGCCAGTGGCACCTATGGCATCTGTGAGGAGTGCGGGGAGCCGATCAGCCTGAGGAGGCTCGAGATCCGGCCCTGGGCCAAGTATTGTGTCGCCTGTCTCTCCAAAATGGAAAAGGGGTTGATTTAG
- a CDS encoding tetratricopeptide repeat protein translates to MLTKLLILTILGLVSVFCWLSLTNPLDVEFQCFGRTFQTDLSTLMISSFVLGGLLVFIAILARDAKRALENYRQARRRRKEQAIKEELNKGMEDLLRGHLGKAKAHFIEVLKEDPFQKDLYQRLAEISVRESDDPEALRWLERGQWIDPKNVEILIQQAEIYHRIGRADEAIRALQRAVRLDEANLRAFKRLREIYRERKQWGDAIRTQKSILKLVKGKEAEEEEFHFYLGLKYEYAEDLLKQGEEGLPEALKVAKEIVREERTFEPGFVLLGEIYLRMGKWASAGKVWGKSFRRFRSIIFLLRLEDLYLNREDPGSLLRIYQRALKENPDNWMLAFFYAKLCLRLEMLDEALEEIQAIGLRQRDFPALHRLLAEIYLHKKDFSRAAQEFEKTFELSGTSYLPFVCKVCHRESPNWVAFCPQCQRWSTYTVKEVEKATSPLPPPRPFSQEAFISLEER, encoded by the coding sequence ATGCTGACAAAATTGCTCATTCTGACGATCTTAGGGCTCGTCTCGGTCTTCTGCTGGCTCTCCCTGACCAATCCCCTCGACGTGGAATTCCAATGTTTCGGGAGGACCTTCCAAACGGATCTCTCCACGCTGATGATCAGCTCCTTCGTCCTGGGAGGGCTGCTCGTCTTCATCGCCATTCTGGCCCGGGATGCCAAGCGGGCCCTTGAAAATTATCGTCAGGCGAGGCGGAGGCGGAAGGAGCAGGCGATCAAAGAAGAACTCAATAAGGGCATGGAGGACCTCTTACGCGGTCACCTGGGCAAGGCCAAGGCCCATTTTATCGAAGTGCTAAAGGAAGACCCCTTTCAGAAGGATCTTTACCAGAGGTTGGCCGAGATCTCCGTGAGGGAGTCGGATGATCCAGAGGCCCTGCGCTGGCTCGAGCGAGGTCAGTGGATCGATCCCAAGAATGTGGAGATTCTGATCCAACAGGCCGAGATCTATCATCGGATCGGCCGGGCGGACGAAGCGATTCGGGCCTTGCAACGGGCCGTCCGCCTCGATGAGGCCAACCTCCGGGCCTTCAAAAGGCTTCGGGAGATCTACCGGGAAAGGAAACAATGGGGGGATGCGATTCGAACCCAGAAATCGATCTTGAAGTTGGTGAAAGGAAAAGAGGCGGAAGAAGAGGAGTTCCATTTCTACCTGGGACTGAAGTATGAGTATGCGGAGGACCTGTTGAAGCAGGGGGAAGAGGGGCTCCCGGAGGCCCTCAAGGTGGCCAAGGAGATCGTTCGAGAGGAGAGGACCTTTGAGCCCGGGTTCGTCCTGTTGGGGGAGATCTATCTCCGGATGGGCAAATGGGCCTCCGCGGGAAAGGTCTGGGGGAAGAGCTTCCGTCGTTTCCGATCGATCATCTTTCTTCTGCGATTGGAAGACCTCTATCTCAACCGGGAAGACCCCGGATCCCTTCTCCGGATCTATCAGAGGGCCCTGAAGGAAAACCCGGACAACTGGATGCTCGCCTTCTTCTATGCCAAGCTCTGTCTGCGGCTGGAAATGCTGGATGAGGCCCTTGAAGAGATTCAGGCCATCGGCCTGAGACAGAGGGACTTTCCGGCCCTCCATAGGCTCCTGGCGGAGATCTATCTCCACAAAAAGGACTTCAGCCGGGCGGCCCAGGAGTTTGAAAAGACCTTCGAACTGAGCGGAACCTCCTATCTTCCCTTTGTCTGCAAAGTGTGCCACAGGGAATCCCCAAACTGGGTCGCCTTCTGTCCCCAGTGCCAACGGTGGTCCACCTATACCGTTAAAGAGGTAGAAAAGGCAACCTCTCCCCTGCCCCCTCCCCGGCCCTTCTCCCAGGAGGCTTTCATCTCGCTCGAAGAAAGATAG
- a CDS encoding ComF family protein codes for MLNLPKRLLQFLLPSQCVVCERFLEVEQEGFCPECFSQIRWIGPPFCTCCGMPFPSEEIESHLCGPCLTEKKYFTMARASGSYEGPLREAIHRWKYEGRDNLTPFLGEILVGTFHRYWDVSSFDLLLPVPLHPKRLRERGFNQALLLAKHLHRRTRIPYKKGLLRKRIATPPQIQLSGKEREKAVKGSFVIRDEEAIEGRRILLIDDVYTTGATVNECSKLLRRGGAERVDVLTLAHALKRS; via the coding sequence ATGCTCAACCTGCCCAAGAGGCTCCTCCAGTTTCTCCTCCCCTCCCAGTGCGTCGTTTGCGAACGATTCCTGGAGGTCGAACAGGAAGGTTTCTGTCCGGAGTGTTTCTCGCAGATCCGGTGGATCGGCCCACCCTTTTGTACGTGCTGTGGCATGCCTTTCCCCTCGGAGGAGATCGAGTCCCATCTCTGCGGTCCTTGTTTGACGGAAAAAAAGTATTTTACAATGGCAAGGGCCTCGGGCAGTTATGAGGGGCCTCTCCGGGAGGCGATTCATCGATGGAAGTATGAAGGCAGGGATAATCTCACCCCCTTCCTGGGAGAGATTTTGGTCGGGACGTTTCATCGCTACTGGGACGTCTCCTCTTTCGACCTTCTCCTCCCCGTTCCCCTCCATCCCAAACGATTGAGGGAGCGAGGGTTCAATCAGGCCCTTCTTCTGGCCAAGCATTTGCACCGGAGAACCCGGATCCCTTATAAGAAGGGGCTTCTGAGGAAGCGGATCGCCACCCCTCCCCAGATCCAGCTGAGCGGCAAGGAGCGGGAGAAGGCCGTCAAGGGTTCTTTCGTCATCCGCGACGAGGAAGCCATTGAAGGAAGGAGGATCCTCCTCATCGACGATGTCTATACGACCGGGGCGACGGTGAACGAGTGTTCAAAACTACTGAGAAGGGGGGGCGCCGAGCGGGTCGACGTGCTCACCCTGGCTCATGCCCTGAAACGTTCTTGA